A single region of the Deinococcus planocerae genome encodes:
- a CDS encoding DinB family protein: MTEEAREAVLSGPSPQALERLLDEGSAFVPPSRVLGGLSAELACRRVEGTPHTVAEIVAHLHFWQSYTLTLARGERAALPEHAAEGWPEVRPDEWDGLRGRFLEGLTEMKRVAREEDLSRPVRGHETLGYELTLHVMHNAVHLGQVILLRRMLGAWPPPGGGDTW; encoded by the coding sequence ATGACCGAGGAAGCGCGTGAGGCGGTGTTGTCCGGACCTTCACCCCAGGCGCTCGAACGGTTGCTCGACGAGGGCAGCGCGTTCGTGCCGCCCAGCCGCGTCCTGGGCGGCCTGAGCGCCGAACTGGCCTGCCGCCGGGTCGAGGGGACACCCCACACGGTCGCCGAGATCGTCGCGCACCTGCATTTCTGGCAGTCGTACACGCTCACCCTCGCCCGCGGCGAACGGGCCGCCCTGCCCGAACACGCCGCCGAGGGCTGGCCTGAGGTGAGGCCGGACGAGTGGGACGGGCTGCGGGGACGCTTCCTGGAGGGACTGACCGAGATGAAGCGTGTGGCGCGGGAGGAGGACCTGTCGCGGCCCGTGCGGGGGCACGAGACGCTGGGCTATGAACTCACGCTCCACGTCATGCACAACGCCGTCCACCTCGGTCAGGTGATCTTGCTGCGGCGGATGCTCGGCGCCTGGCCTCCTCCCGGCGGGGGAGACACCTGGTAA